From Lycium ferocissimum isolate CSIRO_LF1 chromosome 12, AGI_CSIRO_Lferr_CH_V1, whole genome shotgun sequence, one genomic window encodes:
- the LOC132039340 gene encoding transcription factor bHLH93-like: MPPCPKVGIENEDDYPWPGHKVHSSAPVDLSLTEIESSPEAHISATNLEVANNFANCKLERTQSTDSSIAIAPTNFNIGLCSQKKVKTKKANGEPSKNLMAERRRRKRHHRLSMLRSIVPKISKMDRTSILGDTIDYTKELIDKINDLLEEVELGPNQLSLMSIFKNKKPIEVFVKNSPKLNVEKRNVDTRVEISCAGKIWNLEQRGHNTNVEEIKQALFRNAGYAGKCL, from the exons ATGCCTCCGTGTCCAAAGGTTGGGATTGAGAATGAGGACGACTACCCATGGCCTGGACATAAG gttcattcttctgcACCTGTGGACCTGTCTCTTACTGAGATTGAGTCATCTCCTGAAGCTCACATTTCGGCCACC AATTTAGAAGTGGCAAATAATTTTGCTAATTGTAAATTGGAGAGAACTCAATCGACTGACTCATCAATTGCTATAGCCCCTACTAATTTCAACATTGGGCTGTGTTCCCAAAAAAAGGTGAAAACAAAGAAGGCAAATGGGGAGCCTTCAAAGAATTTAATGGCagagagaaggagaaggaaaagGCATCATCGTCTTTCTATGCTTAGATCAATTGTTCCCAAGATTAGCAAg ATGGACAGAACGTCAATCCTAGGGGACACCATCGACTACACGAAGGAGCTTATTGATAAAATCAACGATTTGCTAGAAGAAGTGGAACTAGGGCCAAATCAGCTAAGCTTGATGAGcattttcaagaacaaaaagCCCATCGAAGTGTTTGTCAAAAATTCACCTAAG TTGAATGTGGAAAAGAGGAATGTGGATACAAGGGTGGAGATTAGTTGTGCAGGAAAAATCTG GAACTTGGAGCAGAGAGGACATAATACAAATGTAGAAGAGATAAAGCAGGCACTATTCAGAAATGCTGGATATGCAGGAAAATGTCTCTAG